A genome region from Flavobacterium sp. includes the following:
- a CDS encoding mechanosensitive ion channel domain-containing protein: protein MENFVQDVFKHLENYYYSIVDLTPKFILAILVVLVSWFIASRVGIFAGNRLKTKMHDRLLAVFIARLIKSVLIIIGILFMFRIIGLEGVAQSMLAGAGISAFVIGFALKDIGENFLAGILLAFKRPFSIGDIIESNGVKGEVINLNLRDTEVKSDSKIIYIPNALLIKNTLINYNSEGFLLQTFTVGLEYGSDYTRAIELVKEVLGNSEEVTEKDHENSAVITDVAAAGVIQLNVRYWVKTASTIENSECRSKIIAAVLKKLKENEFVLK from the coding sequence ATGGAAAATTTCGTTCAGGACGTCTTTAAACATTTAGAAAACTATTATTACAGCATTGTCGATCTTACGCCAAAATTTATTCTGGCGATTCTGGTCGTTTTAGTTTCATGGTTTATTGCGAGCCGTGTTGGCATTTTTGCTGGAAACCGACTCAAAACCAAAATGCACGATCGCCTTTTGGCAGTTTTTATCGCCCGATTAATTAAATCGGTTTTAATTATTATCGGGATTTTGTTTATGTTCCGAATCATTGGTCTCGAAGGCGTTGCGCAAAGTATGCTTGCTGGCGCTGGAATCTCAGCTTTTGTGATTGGTTTTGCGCTGAAAGATATTGGCGAAAATTTCCTTGCGGGAATTCTGCTCGCTTTCAAACGTCCGTTTTCTATTGGAGATATTATCGAAAGTAACGGCGTAAAAGGCGAAGTAATCAACCTCAACCTGCGCGATACCGAAGTAAAAAGCGATTCTAAAATCATTTATATTCCAAACGCGCTTCTTATAAAAAACACTTTAATTAACTATAACAGCGAAGGTTTTCTGCTCCAGACTTTTACAGTCGGACTCGAATATGGTTCTGATTATACCCGAGCCATTGAACTCGTAAAAGAAGTTTTGGGCAACAGCGAAGAAGTAACCGAAAAAGACCACGAAAACTCCGCAGTTATTACCGATGTTGCCGCCGCTGGAGTTATTCAGCTCAACGTTCGTTATTGGGTTAAAACCGCATCAACAATAGAAAATTCAGAATGCCGATCCAAAATTATTGCTGCTGTTTTGAAGAAGTTGAAAGAAAATGAGTTTGTTTTGAAATAA